One segment of Ascidiaceihabitans donghaensis DNA contains the following:
- a CDS encoding acetyl-CoA C-acyltransferase family protein — protein sequence MTDIVILDGARTAIGTFGGSLAATTPIDLGTTAAKAAMERSGVEGGQIGHVAFGHVINTEPRDMYLSRVASMDAGVPDVVPAMNVNRLCGSGVQAIVSVVQSLMLGDAEFGLAGGAENMSRSPFINPMQRWGAKMGDIKTQDMMLGALNCPFGTGHMGVTAENVAAEHDVTRAQQDAFAMQSQERAAAAIEAGYFAGQITPVEVRVKRDMVPFEVDEHPKATSLEALGGLRAVFQKDGSVTAGNASGINDGAAAVVLATADAAEKAGLKPKARILGYAHAGVRPEVMGIGPVPAVQNLLAKTGLSVADFDVIESNEAFASQALAVSKELGFDPARVNPNGGAIALGHPVGATGAIITVKALYELERIGGSKALITMCIGGGQGIALAIERIV from the coding sequence ATGACAGATATCGTCATTCTTGACGGCGCGCGAACGGCTATCGGCACTTTTGGCGGGTCTTTGGCGGCAACCACACCTATTGATCTTGGCACCACAGCGGCAAAAGCCGCAATGGAACGCTCTGGCGTTGAAGGTGGCCAAATTGGTCATGTGGCTTTTGGCCATGTCATCAATACCGAACCGCGCGATATGTATCTGAGCCGCGTGGCTTCCATGGATGCCGGCGTGCCTGATGTCGTGCCTGCCATGAACGTGAACCGCTTGTGTGGCTCTGGCGTGCAAGCGATTGTGTCCGTCGTGCAATCTTTGATGCTGGGCGATGCAGAGTTCGGTTTGGCCGGTGGCGCCGAGAATATGTCGCGCAGTCCGTTCATTAACCCCATGCAACGCTGGGGCGCAAAAATGGGTGATATCAAAACCCAAGACATGATGTTGGGCGCTTTGAACTGTCCGTTTGGCACCGGTCACATGGGTGTCACGGCCGAAAATGTTGCAGCTGAACACGACGTGACCCGCGCACAACAGGACGCCTTCGCCATGCAAAGCCAGGAACGCGCCGCTGCCGCAATTGAGGCAGGCTATTTCGCCGGCCAAATTACCCCAGTCGAGGTCCGTGTAAAACGTGACATGGTGCCGTTTGAAGTGGACGAGCACCCCAAAGCAACGTCACTTGAAGCGTTGGGTGGTTTACGGGCTGTCTTCCAGAAAGACGGATCGGTAACCGCAGGCAATGCGTCAGGGATCAACGATGGCGCGGCTGCTGTGGTTTTGGCGACGGCTGATGCAGCTGAGAAGGCCGGCCTGAAACCCAAGGCCCGTATTTTGGGTTATGCCCATGCAGGCGTGCGCCCAGAGGTTATGGGCATTGGTCCTGTGCCTGCTGTACAGAACCTATTGGCCAAAACGGGCTTGAGCGTTGCGGATTTTGACGTCATCGAAAGCAATGAAGCGTTCGCCTCACAAGCCTTGGCTGTGTCCAAAGAATTGGGCTTTGATCCAGCCCGCGTTAATCCAAATGGTGGCGCTATTGCGTTGGGTCATCCTGTGGGTGCGACGGGTGCGATTATTACGGTGAAGGCGCTGTATGAGCTGGAGCGCATTGGTGGATCAAAGGCGTTGATCACCATGTGTATTGGTGGCGGACAGGGTATTGCTTTGGCAATCGAGCGTATTGTTTAG
- a CDS encoding helix-turn-helix domain-containing protein, with translation MTESNDTILTKLPARLKAARQAQGLSLDAVAKLSGVSRSMVSQIERSESSPTIATLWNLTRALQVDFAGLLDEGIINKDIEVLRADDVPNIRAGASGLNILILSPPEDAGKTEIYELRFTDAGVLDSQPHTSGTKEHLTVISGSLYVTSGEHTKHLQAGDTARYSADVAHRIEASGPASAFLIVSASGSANL, from the coding sequence ATGACGGAATCAAATGACACTATTTTGACAAAACTGCCAGCACGGCTGAAAGCTGCGCGACAAGCACAAGGGCTGTCTTTGGATGCTGTGGCCAAATTGTCCGGTGTTAGCCGATCCATGGTCAGCCAAATCGAACGCAGCGAAAGCAGCCCGACAATCGCGACTTTGTGGAATCTGACACGCGCATTGCAAGTGGATTTTGCGGGCCTTTTAGATGAAGGCATCATCAACAAAGACATCGAAGTTTTGCGTGCCGATGACGTTCCGAACATCCGCGCGGGGGCATCTGGATTGAACATTCTGATTCTATCGCCTCCGGAAGATGCTGGCAAAACAGAGATTTATGAACTTCGGTTTACAGACGCGGGTGTATTGGACAGCCAACCACACACGAGTGGCACAAAAGAACATCTGACCGTGATAAGCGGATCGCTTTACGTCACTTCGGGTGAACACACAAAACACCTGCAAGCAGGCGATACAGCGCGCTATTCCGCTGATGTGGCGCACCGAATAGAGGCTTCGGGTCCGGCATCCGCCTTTTTGATCGTCAGTGCCAGCGGAAGCGCAAATCTGTAA
- a CDS encoding glycine C-acetyltransferase has translation MSTSYLTHITRTLEQIAADGMMKSERLIASPQGAEIVVGDSDVINLCANNYLGLADHPDLIDAAKVAMDPRGFGMASVRFICGTQDIHRTLEQKLAKFLNKDDSILFAACFDANGGLFEPLLGPEDAVVSDSLNHASIIDGIRLCKAKRYRYANNDMTDLEGQLKLARDDGARFIMIATDGVFSMDGTFANLPEITALAHKYDALVMVDDCHATGFIGPNGAGTPDHFSVDVDILTGTLGKALGGAIGGYIAGSQPVIDLLRQRARPYLFSNSLPPAIVSAAIEALDLVQKSGDLRNRLSENTAYWRQGLEQLGFDLLPGTHPIVPVMLGEAQLAQDMAAALFEQGVYVSGFFFPVVPRGQARIRTQMNAALTRDQLDRALTAFEIAGRDCGVI, from the coding sequence ATGTCCACATCTTACCTGACGCATATCACCCGAACACTCGAACAGATTGCAGCCGATGGCATGATGAAGTCGGAGCGTCTTATTGCGTCGCCGCAAGGCGCTGAAATTGTTGTTGGTGATAGCGATGTCATCAACCTGTGCGCCAACAACTATCTAGGACTGGCCGACCACCCTGATCTGATTGATGCCGCCAAAGTTGCAATGGATCCTCGGGGTTTCGGAATGGCGTCTGTCCGCTTCATTTGCGGCACCCAAGACATCCACCGCACCTTGGAACAAAAGCTCGCCAAATTTCTCAACAAAGACGATTCGATCCTGTTTGCCGCTTGTTTTGACGCTAACGGCGGATTGTTTGAGCCCCTTCTAGGCCCTGAAGATGCTGTCGTGTCCGACAGCTTAAACCATGCGTCTATCATTGACGGCATCCGCTTGTGCAAAGCCAAGCGCTACCGATATGCAAACAACGACATGACTGATCTGGAAGGCCAATTGAAACTTGCCCGCGATGACGGGGCCCGTTTCATAATGATCGCCACAGATGGCGTCTTTAGCATGGATGGCACATTTGCCAATCTTCCGGAGATCACCGCGCTGGCACACAAGTATGACGCTTTGGTTATGGTTGATGATTGCCATGCCACGGGCTTTATCGGCCCCAACGGCGCAGGAACGCCGGACCACTTTAGCGTTGATGTCGACATACTAACCGGCACTTTGGGCAAAGCTTTGGGTGGCGCGATAGGCGGATACATTGCAGGATCACAACCGGTCATCGACCTGCTGCGTCAACGTGCGCGGCCATATCTGTTTTCAAATTCTCTGCCCCCTGCCATCGTTTCCGCCGCCATTGAAGCCCTTGATCTGGTTCAAAAAAGTGGTGACTTACGCAACCGCCTTTCTGAAAATACGGCGTACTGGCGGCAAGGTCTGGAACAGCTTGGCTTTGACCTGCTGCCCGGCACGCATCCCATTGTACCTGTAATGCTGGGAGAGGCCCAATTGGCACAAGACATGGCTGCCGCACTTTTCGAACAAGGTGTTTATGTATCCGGATTTTTCTTTCCGGTTGTACCACGCGGC